One Thermoplasmata archaeon genomic window, AAAAACTAGAAATTACAGAGCCAGCACTGGAAGTAATCGAACATCTTTCAGAAGGAGATTTAAGGAGGGCAATTATAATTTTGCAAACTGCAGCGGTATTTTCTAAAAATATAGATGAAACTACAATATATAATGTTACTGGAAGTGCTAGTAAAAAAGATATTGAAATTTTGATAACTTCTGCATTAAAGGGGGATTTTAGTAAAGCTAGGAACATGCTTGATAAAATGCTTATAAATGGTGGAGTTACAGCACCTGACCTCATCAGGGGGATACACAGAACTGTCCTAGATCTGACTATTGATGATAGAATAATAATTAAAATAATAGAAAAACTTGGAGAAATCGACTTTAGAATAAATGAAGGTGCTACAGAAAAGATACAGCTGGATGCGTTACTGGCATATCTTTACTTGATAGGGTCCGAGACAAAGCTTTAAATGCAATTTCATACTTTATGGCCCAAGCACTCACAATTAATTTGAAAGATAAGATATACTGAGCGCACTTAGAAGCTAGATCTAAAAAAGATAAAGTTGCATCTTTTTTAACCTTGCGAGCGAGAATTCCCTTGCGTCAGCGAGGGGAGGAGGTCACTTTACCATGCTTTCAAAGTATATTGATATCACTACAAAATTTTTCAACGAATAATTGACAAGATCATCTCTTTGAAAAATATAAATAGTGCCTTAACATAATGGTTTTTATTATAAAAAAATGTGCCGCCGTAGCTTAGTAGGTGGAGCGCTCGGCTGTTAACCGAGTGGTCATCGGTTCAAATCCGATCGGCGGCGCCTATAATATCAAAATATATCATTTAATCAAATTTAGCGGGCCGGGATCAATTATGCAGATTTTGAAAATAAATGAAGATGATATACATATACTAGGAGAGTTTATTAAAAATGACTTTGCGGTAGTTCCTACAGATACATTATATGCACTTTCAATTTCTATATATTCAGAAAATGCAGCAAAAATATACAATGTAAAAAACAGATCGGATAATGTACCCGTGCCTATCGCTGTAAATTCTATAGAGATGATGTACAATCTGGCAGAAGTGCCGGACCTGGCAATAAAAATTTTAGATAATACCCCAAAAGGAACAATAACATTAGTTTTAAAGAATAAGAAAGTACCTAGATATTTAGTAAGTGATACTGTTGGTATTAGGATCCCGAATTCTGATGTTATTTCAAAACTTGTAGAGATAGCCGGCCCCATCACTATTACCAGTGCTAATATACATGGAGGTAAAGCTCCAAATACTTTATCAACAGCTATTGAAGAATTGAAAGATAGGGTGCATATGTTTTTAGATGGTGGTATTTTGTCTGGAATACCTTCAACAGTAATTAAAGTTAATGAGAACAATATTGAGCTTGTAAGAGAAGGTGTTTTTGAATTTAAGAAAATCATAAATATTGTTAACGAATATAAAAGATTATAGTTAGAAAAAGCGATTATATATACTACTGTATGATAAGATATTAACAATGAAAACTAAGGGATGAAAGGACTTATAAAAATAGGATCATTATTGCATTGTTGTTCAA contains:
- a CDS encoding L-threonylcarbamoyladenylate synthase, with product MQILKINEDDIHILGEFIKNDFAVVPTDTLYALSISIYSENAAKIYNVKNRSDNVPVPIAVNSIEMMYNLAEVPDLAIKILDNTPKGTITLVLKNKKVPRYLVSDTVGIRIPNSDVISKLVEIAGPITITSANIHGGKAPNTLSTAIEELKDRVHMFLDGGILSGIPSTVIKVNENNIELVREGVFEFKKIINIVNEYKRL